In the genome of Misgurnus anguillicaudatus chromosome 11, ASM2758022v2, whole genome shotgun sequence, one region contains:
- the LOC129416374 gene encoding uncharacterized protein encodes MAFFDCLRRGKVESVPTPLLKADPAIPDVREVVDPASQSKTYVGPKKQKQKASKSRKSNLQGEKVTVVPTQQPKAISDIPVGMDVPALAGPQSKPKIRPDKRMTLTQRFFGCFRRGKVESMPTSQIEADPAIPDDREVVDLADSQSKSVGLKKQKQKASKSRSFHNPWSKKGKSKVKKDADPAIPDAMDGADLASFGGITAANGRLQTLGAIPENIGLKGGGNPDPNEAKNPRPKAFGNLRLPWFFKAKITKNPGPKEEGNPGAKEEGNPGAKEEGNPGPKEEGNPGAKALENPRNPLSENDKVVRPKVINVVQQASEPPSEKKPADPSVPKDTFDSKYQLLEDEVLGCGGCAIVYKGIRKSDGSEVAIKRIIKRKNERTLQIPGYPKPLITEVALMLKLGDAPSCPNVIQMYDWYETKHFYTLVLEYPLHSESLLLFVLLEEKLSENTARHLMRQALLAVQHCLDNGVFHTDIHPGNFLVQQSTMSLKLIDFGLGHYLTHEAYDSCDFMGAPCCTPLEIETAKKFHAVPANVWALGTMLYFMVLGSFPCPLNEFNSGNLETNEMDLSKEICDLLSGCLALNPSDRPTLKQILDHDWFKTESDEEELLGYKMRAISTENKKDEAE; translated from the exons ATGGCATTCTTTGACTGTCTCCGGAGGGGCAAGGTGGAGTCAGTGCCGACTCCCCTGCTTAAAGCGGATCCAGCTATTCCTGATGTTAGGGAAGTTGTTGATCCTGCATCACAGTCAAAGACCTACGTTGGTCCgaagaaacagaaacaaaaGGCTTCAAAGAGCCGCAAATCTAACCTCCAGGGAGAAAAAGTGACTGTTGTGCCAACTCAACAGCCCAAGGCTATTTCAGATATTCCTGTTGGCATGGATGTTCCTGCTCTGGCCGGCCCCCAATCAAAACCAAAGATTCGTCCGGATAAACGCATGACATTGACGCAACGCTTCTTTGGATGCTTCCGGAGGGGCAAAGTGGAGTCGATGCCGACTTCACAGATTGAGGCCGATCCAGCTATCCCTGATGACAGGGAAGTTGTTGATCTGGCAGATTCTCAATCGAAGAGTGTTGgcttaaagaaacaaaaacaaaaggcttCAAAGAGCCGCTCATTTCACAACCCTTGGAGTAAAAAAGGGAAGAGTAAAGTGAAAAAAGATGCCGATCCAGCTATTCCTGATGCCATGGATGGTGCGGATCTGGCCAGTTTTGGTGGCATCACTGCAGCTAATGGGAGGCTACAGACGTTAGGTGCCATCCCAGAGAATATTGGGTTGAAAGGTGGTGGAAATCCTGACCCAAATGAAGCAAAAAATCCCAGGCCAAAAGCTTTTGGAAATCTCAGACTTCCTTggttttttaaagcaaaaataactaaaaatccTGGACCAAAAGAAGAAGGAAATCCTGGGGCAAAAGAAGAAGGAAATCCTGGGGCAAAAGAAGAAGGAAATCCTGGACCAAAAGAAGAAGGAAATCCTGGGGCAAAAGCCCTTGAAAATCCCAGAAATCCCTTGTCAGAAAATGACAAAGTTGTCAGGCCAAAAGTTATAAATGTTGTTCAACAAGCTTCTGAACCGCCAAGCGAGAAGAAACCAGCTGATCCCTCAGTGCCTAAAG aCACTTTTGATTCTAAATATCAACTCTTGGAGGATGAAGTGCTTGGGTGCGGTGGCTGTGCCATAGTGTACAAAGGGATCCGTAAATCGGATGGCAGTGAG GTTGCCATCAAGCGAATAATCAAACGAAAGAATGAAAGGACTCTTCAGATT CCTGGATACCCCAAACCACTTATTACAGAAGTGGCGCTGATGCTTAAGTTAGGAGATGCGCCCTCATGCCCCAATGTCATACAGATGTATGACTGGTACGAGACTAAACACTTTTACACGCTCGTGTTGGAGTACCCACTGCACAGCGAATCCTTGTTGCTATTTGTTCTTCTTGAAGAAAAACTAAGTGAAAATACAGCAAGACATCTCATGCGTCAGGCGTTACTGGCAGTGCAACACTGTCTGGATAATGGAGTTTTTCACACCGACATCCATCCCGGAAACTTCTTGGTGCAGCAATCAACAATGAGCCTGAAGTTAATTGACTTTGGGCTTGGACATTATCTGACGCATGAGGCCTATGATTCCTGTGACTTTATGG GAGCTCCATGTTGCACCCCGCTTGAGATCGAAACGGCTAAGAAATTCCACGCCGTGCCAGCAAACGTCTGGGCCTTAGGTACTATGCTGTACTTCATGGTGCTTGGATCTTTCCCCTGTCCTTTAAACGAGTTTAATTCCGGGAATCTGGAGACAAATGAGATGGATTTATCAAAGG AAATCTGTGATCTGTTAAGTGGTTGCCTGGCCCTGAATCCAAGTGATCGTCCGACGCTCAAGCAGATCTTAGATCATGACTGGTTTAAAACTGAGTCTGATGAAGAAGAGCTACTCGGATACAAAATGAG GGCAATATccacagaaaataaaaaggATGAAGCTGAATGA